In the Muricauda sp. MAR_2010_75 genome, one interval contains:
- a CDS encoding DinB family protein: protein MHISVDELFDELTELTQKAVQFGLALKKLDHYQLKFKPEQNVWNIYECLEHLNLYGDHYLDEIEKALNNSKPGDGLKNFKGSILGNYFVKIIRPVEGDIKKMKTTKAMDPIASDLTMETVDRFIAQQKRLLELLNRSKHYNLKKIKIKTTLSNFLYLNLGDTLRFVVHHNERHLVQAGEMLQKVGKSRVLSVT, encoded by the coding sequence ATGCACATATCTGTTGATGAATTATTCGATGAATTGACCGAGCTCACCCAGAAGGCCGTACAATTTGGCTTGGCCCTTAAAAAATTGGACCACTACCAACTTAAGTTCAAGCCAGAACAAAATGTTTGGAACATCTACGAGTGTTTGGAGCACTTAAACCTTTATGGGGACCATTATTTGGATGAGATTGAAAAAGCGCTGAACAATTCCAAACCCGGTGATGGGCTTAAAAACTTTAAAGGAAGTATTCTGGGCAATTATTTTGTTAAGATCATTCGTCCCGTTGAAGGTGATATTAAAAAAATGAAAACAACCAAGGCCATGGATCCCATTGCTTCAGACCTCACTATGGAAACAGTGGACAGATTTATCGCCCAACAAAAAAGATTGCTGGAACTCCTCAACAGAAGCAAGCATTACAATTTGAAAAAAATCAAAATAAAAACGACACTTTCCAATTTTTTATACCTCAATCTGGGTGACACCTTACGATTTGTTGTTCATCACAACGAACGTCATCTGGTTCAGGCAGGCGAAATGCTTCAAAAGGTTGGAAAAAGTAGGGTGCTCTCTGTCACATAA
- a CDS encoding PVC-type heme-binding CxxCH protein: MQNKKGWLRLAIVVSLCVMISSCNSKKSNTTDNTPKRMEILFLGHKTNSHHNSEKLASILSREYFRSGINISFTDDPDDLNKENLSHYAGLVVYANHDSITDPQAEALLGYVRGGKGLIALHCASFCFRNSDEVVEMIGGQFKSHEYDTIQNVVLKPEHEVMQGITDFKTYDETYVHDKISPNIEVLTERVEGDHHEPYTWIRPYGEGRVFYTAYGHDEVTFNTQGFLDLVKNGIMWSVGEEAKANLEKVAIADPEYTDGLVPNYEKRDPAPRVQQPLTPEESMSLMQVPVGFELKLFASEPMLYNPMYMNWDEKGRLWVIETVDYPNEVKDDDLGDDRIKILEDTDGDGKADKVTTFAEKLNIPTSFVFSNGGIIVSQSPSFLFLKDTDGDDVADVREYILPGWGKHDTHAQSSNLRYGLDNDIWGMVGYSGFEGVSQQGSADSLKFDNAMYKFDPNTRDIEHLGDASNNTWGLGFSEEFDVFISTANNTHTAFFGIPKRYFEKADIDENGVTKLDAHYDMRYAIKALRQVDVMGGFTAAAGHSLYTARDFPKSYWNSVAFVTEPTGRLVHRVRLKQEGAGFIEDGDGWNLLTSGDEWAGPIQAEVGPDGAVWIADWYNFIIQHNPTPSPSSAGVEAMNGYGNAYVNPLRDRSRGRIYRVVYKGHDKHNTLELDKDDKQGLVKALSNNNMLWRTHAQRLLVENGDTSVFPELYTLVQDESVDEVGINAPAIHALWTLHGLGAFDGSNQEALDVATKALSHPTAGVRRAAIQVLPKTVETFEAIEKAGLFADEDYRVRLAAALFTTELPPSDSIGKVLVDMAEKEENFSDMWLKHALTISGKLNANGFKAEFAKRGYKQNPSLMEASLAQKLAYGSQLNMVQLRRTWRRAVPLTPEVANREWIVSGDIENNSDEEHSGLIMVQGNRRNGYGLFFMDGQLNFVINQNGRTYKVVNSERLPKNFKFVAGLQEDGVMKLVIDGEEVGSTQTAGLFKNDLEKERGVRVGFERSTGGDKVADYPDLFYSRTTSFRNGKLEILDTSAVTEVVEDVDQVIVLNTLKDVMKYDKELITAKAGTTIQIVLNNPDFMQHNLVLVQPGTKDKVGAEADKLAMASNGQELEYIPQMPEVIAATPLINSGGSYTLTIKLPNKAGDYPYICTFPGHWRIMQGVLRVN, translated from the coding sequence ATGCAGAATAAAAAAGGTTGGCTAAGGTTAGCCATTGTGGTCTCACTTTGCGTCATGATTAGCTCATGTAACAGCAAGAAATCCAACACCACGGACAATACTCCAAAAAGAATGGAGATTCTCTTTTTGGGTCATAAGACGAATTCCCATCACAACTCTGAAAAGTTGGCAAGTATTCTATCGAGGGAATACTTTAGAAGTGGCATCAATATCTCATTTACCGATGATCCAGACGATCTAAATAAAGAAAACCTTTCTCACTATGCGGGGTTGGTGGTTTATGCAAATCATGACTCAATTACCGATCCCCAGGCAGAAGCTTTGTTGGGTTATGTTAGGGGTGGCAAAGGTTTGATTGCACTGCATTGCGCCTCTTTTTGTTTTAGAAATAGCGATGAGGTCGTTGAGATGATAGGTGGTCAGTTCAAAAGTCATGAGTACGATACCATTCAAAACGTTGTCCTAAAGCCAGAGCATGAGGTGATGCAAGGAATTACAGACTTTAAAACGTATGATGAAACCTATGTTCACGATAAAATTTCACCCAATATTGAGGTGTTGACAGAACGTGTTGAAGGTGACCACCATGAACCTTATACTTGGATTAGGCCTTATGGAGAAGGTCGAGTGTTTTATACCGCTTATGGCCATGATGAGGTAACATTCAATACGCAAGGCTTTTTAGACTTGGTAAAAAATGGGATTATGTGGTCCGTTGGGGAGGAAGCCAAAGCAAACCTTGAAAAGGTAGCTATAGCTGATCCTGAATACACCGATGGACTTGTGCCGAACTACGAAAAAAGAGACCCTGCACCGCGGGTACAACAACCTTTGACTCCAGAAGAGTCGATGTCCTTGATGCAAGTTCCCGTTGGGTTTGAGCTCAAGCTATTTGCATCAGAACCTATGCTTTATAACCCAATGTATATGAATTGGGATGAGAAAGGAAGACTCTGGGTCATTGAAACGGTTGATTATCCCAACGAAGTAAAGGATGATGACCTAGGGGATGACCGTATTAAAATATTGGAAGATACCGATGGTGACGGTAAAGCAGATAAAGTGACCACCTTCGCCGAAAAATTGAACATTCCTACCAGTTTTGTATTCTCCAATGGCGGTATCATTGTTAGCCAGTCCCCATCATTTCTGTTTCTTAAGGACACAGATGGCGACGATGTGGCTGATGTACGGGAATATATTTTACCTGGGTGGGGAAAACATGATACCCATGCCCAATCTTCAAATTTACGATATGGTTTGGACAACGATATTTGGGGTATGGTAGGCTATTCCGGATTTGAAGGCGTGTCCCAGCAAGGTAGCGCGGATTCTTTGAAGTTTGACAATGCCATGTACAAATTTGACCCAAATACGAGGGACATTGAGCATTTAGGAGATGCTTCAAATAACACATGGGGACTAGGTTTCTCTGAAGAATTTGATGTCTTCATTTCCACAGCGAATAATACGCACACCGCATTTTTTGGGATTCCAAAAAGATATTTCGAAAAAGCGGACATCGACGAAAACGGTGTTACCAAATTAGACGCCCATTACGATATGCGCTATGCTATCAAGGCCCTTCGACAGGTAGATGTCATGGGAGGGTTTACCGCAGCAGCGGGTCATAGTTTATATACAGCAAGGGACTTTCCCAAATCGTATTGGAACAGTGTGGCATTCGTTACCGAACCGACAGGTAGATTGGTGCACAGAGTACGTTTAAAGCAAGAAGGAGCTGGCTTTATAGAAGATGGCGATGGTTGGAACTTATTGACAAGTGGTGATGAATGGGCAGGGCCCATTCAAGCTGAAGTAGGACCTGATGGAGCTGTTTGGATAGCCGATTGGTACAATTTTATTATTCAGCATAATCCAACACCTTCTCCTAGTTCTGCCGGGGTAGAGGCCATGAATGGGTACGGAAATGCGTATGTGAACCCCTTGAGAGACCGTTCTCGAGGACGAATTTATCGCGTAGTTTACAAAGGGCATGACAAGCATAATACCCTTGAATTGGACAAAGACGATAAACAAGGTCTTGTAAAAGCCTTGTCCAACAACAATATGCTTTGGAGAACGCATGCACAACGATTGTTGGTGGAAAATGGGGATACCTCTGTATTTCCAGAATTGTATACGTTGGTACAAGATGAATCCGTTGACGAAGTAGGAATCAATGCTCCAGCTATTCATGCCTTGTGGACACTCCATGGATTAGGGGCCTTTGATGGTTCTAACCAAGAGGCATTGGATGTGGCTACAAAAGCATTGTCTCATCCTACTGCGGGGGTTAGACGTGCAGCCATTCAGGTGTTGCCTAAAACCGTGGAAACCTTTGAAGCCATTGAGAAAGCTGGACTATTTGCAGATGAGGATTACCGGGTACGATTGGCAGCTGCACTATTCACAACCGAATTGCCTCCATCCGATTCTATTGGAAAGGTGCTTGTAGATATGGCCGAGAAGGAAGAAAACTTCAGCGATATGTGGCTGAAACATGCCTTGACCATTTCAGGCAAATTAAATGCAAACGGATTTAAAGCTGAGTTTGCCAAAAGGGGGTACAAGCAGAATCCTTCTCTAATGGAAGCCTCCCTAGCCCAGAAATTGGCCTATGGTTCCCAACTAAATATGGTGCAACTTCGTAGAACATGGAGACGTGCAGTGCCATTAACTCCGGAAGTAGCCAATAGAGAATGGATTGTTTCTGGTGACATAGAAAATAATTCAGACGAAGAGCATTCAGGGCTTATTATGGTGCAAGGAAACCGAAGAAATGGGTATGGACTGTTTTTTATGGATGGACAATTAAATTTTGTCATCAACCAAAATGGCAGAACGTACAAAGTGGTGAATTCCGAGCGCCTTCCCAAGAACTTCAAGTTTGTGGCAGGATTACAGGAAGACGGTGTAATGAAGTTGGTAATTGATGGAGAGGAAGTTGGTTCGACCCAGACGGCGGGTCTTTTCAAAAATGATTTAGAAAAAGAACGTGGTGTAAGGGTTGGTTTTGAAAGAAGTACCGGCGGCGATAAAGTGGCCGATTACCCTGATTTATTCTATTCCAGAACAACCTCATTCAGAAATGGAAAGCTGGAAATTTTAGATACTTCTGCAGTGACTGAAGTTGTTGAGGATGTGGATCAGGTAATTGTCCTGAACACCTTGAAGGACGTCATGAAATATGACAAAGAGTTAATTACCGCCAAGGCAGGCACAACCATTCAGATTGTGCTAAACAATCCAGATTTTATGCAGCACAATTTGGTGCTGGTTCAACCTGGAACCAAGGATAAAGTTGGGGCAGAGGCCGATAAATTGGCAATGGCCAGTAATGGGCAAGAATTGGAATATATACCCCAAATGCCAGAAGTCATCGCCGCAACGCCTTTAATTAATTCAGGAGGCAGTTATACATTGACCATAAAATTGCCGAATAAGGCAGGAGATTATCCTTATATATGCACATTCCCAGGTCACTGGCGAATTATGCAGGGAGTATTGCGTGTAAATTAA
- a CDS encoding serine hydrolase — MNSRVIGQTCLLALTILLHLSMYSQMSSTKVDELANKALETFGVAGASVGIVKDGKIVHLKGYGVKSVDTKLPITGTTPFAIASLGKAFTTTALAILVEEGKISWNDKVIKYIPEFKMYDSYVTENFTIKDLLTHRSGLGMGVGDLMGYPSGSNFTIEDVLESFQYFEPKSPFRTQFDYDNLLYWVAGEVIARVTDSSWERFVEKSIFEPLQLENTYSRLDNVKDLNQVAVPHISASNGIRTIAHFRENVNGAAGGIFSSAEDMCKWMLVHLNNGKYGKDLQKQLFSSESQYEMWKIHTVMDASNDPRYNSHFLGYGLGWFVSDVRGNLSLVHTGGGPGIMTKIWLLPEMNLGIVILTNTSESGGAFFSSVSKTIADSYLGLDSKDWVSVYQQRFQHRQQQGDSITTAVWKIIDANKSLPINFDDYIGTYEDRWFGKIEIHKNNGQLWFKSYRSPKLTGSMYHYKANTFAIKWEDRDLQADAFASFVLNEEGLATEIRMKGISPNIDFSYDFQDLLLYRVLD; from the coding sequence ATGAACAGTCGTGTTATAGGCCAAACGTGTCTATTGGCGTTGACCATCCTACTCCACCTTTCAATGTATTCCCAAATGTCGTCCACTAAAGTTGATGAGTTGGCAAACAAAGCATTGGAAACTTTCGGCGTGGCCGGGGCTTCCGTTGGCATTGTCAAGGATGGGAAGATCGTTCACCTAAAAGGATATGGAGTAAAATCCGTGGACACCAAGCTTCCCATAACCGGGACCACACCATTTGCCATCGCTTCTTTAGGAAAAGCCTTCACTACCACAGCGTTGGCCATTTTGGTGGAAGAGGGTAAAATCTCATGGAATGACAAAGTCATAAAGTATATTCCGGAATTTAAAATGTATGATTCCTATGTAACGGAAAACTTTACCATTAAAGATTTACTGACCCACCGAAGTGGCCTGGGCATGGGCGTAGGTGACCTGATGGGCTACCCCTCCGGTAGTAACTTTACAATTGAGGACGTATTGGAGAGCTTTCAATATTTTGAGCCCAAATCTCCTTTTAGGACCCAGTTCGACTATGACAACCTTTTGTACTGGGTGGCTGGCGAAGTAATAGCAAGAGTAACCGATTCCAGTTGGGAACGTTTTGTGGAGAAAAGTATTTTTGAGCCGCTTCAATTGGAAAACACCTATTCCAGACTTGATAATGTCAAGGATTTGAATCAAGTTGCCGTTCCCCACATAAGCGCGAGCAACGGTATAAGAACAATAGCGCATTTTAGGGAGAACGTAAATGGTGCCGCCGGGGGCATTTTTTCCAGTGCTGAGGACATGTGCAAATGGATGTTGGTTCATCTCAATAATGGCAAATACGGTAAAGACTTACAGAAACAATTGTTCTCATCGGAAAGCCAATATGAAATGTGGAAGATTCATACCGTTATGGATGCCAGCAACGACCCAAGGTACAATTCCCACTTCTTGGGGTATGGTTTGGGGTGGTTCGTATCCGACGTTCGTGGCAATCTCAGTTTGGTACACACAGGTGGTGGGCCAGGCATCATGACCAAAATATGGTTACTTCCAGAAATGAATCTGGGTATTGTTATTTTAACCAACACTAGCGAATCCGGCGGAGCCTTCTTTTCATCGGTTTCCAAAACTATCGCTGATAGTTATCTGGGATTGGACTCAAAAGATTGGGTGAGCGTATACCAACAACGGTTTCAACACCGGCAACAGCAAGGAGACTCTATCACCACGGCAGTTTGGAAAATTATTGATGCCAACAAAAGCCTGCCAATCAATTTTGATGATTACATAGGAACTTACGAAGACAGGTGGTTCGGTAAAATTGAAATCCATAAGAATAATGGGCAGTTATGGTTCAAATCGTACCGCTCACCCAAGTTGACAGGTTCTATGTATCATTACAAGGCCAACACCTTTGCCATAAAATGGGAGGACCGTGATCTTCAGGCCGATGCCTTTGCTTCTTTCGTTCTAAATGAGGAAGGATTGGCCACCGAAATTAGAATGAAAGGCATATCGCCCAACATTGATTTCAGTTACGATTTTCAAGATTTGCTACTCTATCGAGTACTAGACTAA
- a CDS encoding VOC family protein — protein sequence MKLEHVAIWTSNLEKLKEYYSTYFSGIPNEKYTNPKTHFQSYFLTFESGARLELMSMPEIPKNSNDTVIKQHLGIIHLAFGVESKSEVDQMAKKLENKGFPILKGPRITGDGYYEFETLDPDNNRIEVTTLA from the coding sequence ATGAAACTTGAACATGTGGCCATTTGGACATCCAATCTTGAAAAGCTCAAGGAATACTATTCCACTTATTTTTCTGGAATACCCAATGAGAAATACACAAATCCAAAGACCCATTTTCAAAGCTACTTTTTGACGTTTGAGTCTGGAGCGCGGTTGGAATTGATGTCCATGCCCGAGATTCCAAAAAACAGTAACGATACAGTTATCAAGCAACATTTGGGAATCATACATCTTGCCTTTGGGGTTGAATCCAAAAGTGAAGTGGACCAAATGGCCAAAAAACTGGAAAACAAAGGATTTCCAATTCTTAAGGGCCCTAGGATTACAGGTGATGGCTATTATGAATTTGAAACTTTGGACCCAGACAACAATAGAATTGAAGTTACCACATTAGCGTAA
- a CDS encoding amidohydrolase family protein produces the protein MSTRKILIKGGTVLTFQKGSLVCEELDILVENDKISNIEKNISIPDVEEISANGMIVSPGLIDTHRHLWETAFKGTASNWTLMEYLNGMLGDIAPKMGPLDVYLGNLLGALEAINSGITTIFDWSHVMNSDEHAEAAIRALRDSGIRAKFGYGTPGTSVWEWFYESKNPHPQNAYDIKKKYFSSENELVTMALAIRGPEYSDLEIAKQDIEMGRDLGLQISMHIGGGVFGPKYKGVQKLDQLGLLGPDLNFAHGNTLSDADFCLLADHGCTLSITPEVELQMGLGLPATGKALKHNLTSGLGVDVVTATSGNLFDQMKTALQTERAIQNEKNYKRGDMSQQVALRDVDIFKMATIDGAKTLGMDQYIGSLEVGKQADIILIDIQKLGTAPSFNPLSSMVLYAKEHDVDTVIIAGNIVKQGGKITYQTTHELILECQVNATKIMGQLTSKTAVKNQ, from the coding sequence ATGAGTACAAGAAAAATTCTAATAAAAGGGGGGACCGTTCTCACCTTTCAAAAAGGTTCCTTGGTCTGTGAGGAACTGGACATTCTAGTGGAAAACGATAAAATTTCCAATATTGAGAAGAACATTTCAATACCAGATGTTGAGGAAATTTCTGCAAACGGAATGATTGTAAGCCCCGGGTTGATCGATACCCATCGACATTTGTGGGAAACAGCCTTTAAAGGCACTGCAAGCAATTGGACATTAATGGAGTATTTGAACGGGATGCTTGGCGACATTGCTCCTAAGATGGGTCCATTGGATGTCTATCTTGGGAACCTATTGGGTGCACTGGAGGCCATCAACTCAGGAATCACAACAATTTTTGATTGGTCACATGTCATGAATTCCGATGAACATGCAGAAGCTGCCATTAGGGCACTACGAGATTCAGGTATACGGGCCAAATTTGGCTATGGAACCCCGGGCACCTCCGTATGGGAATGGTTCTACGAGAGTAAAAATCCACATCCCCAAAATGCGTATGACATCAAAAAGAAATATTTCAGTTCAGAAAATGAGCTTGTTACCATGGCCTTGGCCATAAGGGGGCCCGAGTATTCCGATCTGGAGATTGCCAAACAGGATATAGAAATGGGAAGAGACCTTGGGCTTCAAATTTCCATGCACATTGGAGGCGGGGTTTTTGGCCCTAAATATAAAGGGGTGCAAAAATTGGATCAACTTGGATTGTTGGGCCCCGATCTAAATTTTGCGCATGGAAATACCTTAAGTGATGCTGATTTTTGTTTGTTGGCAGATCATGGTTGTACACTCTCCATCACGCCAGAAGTAGAGCTTCAGATGGGATTGGGACTGCCCGCCACAGGAAAAGCCTTAAAACATAACCTTACCTCCGGTTTGGGGGTAGATGTGGTCACTGCCACTTCGGGGAACCTTTTTGATCAAATGAAAACAGCATTACAAACAGAACGCGCCATTCAAAATGAGAAAAACTATAAACGCGGGGACATGTCCCAACAAGTTGCCCTCCGCGATGTGGATATATTTAAAATGGCGACCATTGATGGCGCAAAAACGCTCGGCATGGACCAATACATAGGATCACTGGAGGTTGGCAAGCAAGCTGATATAATTCTGATAGATATCCAAAAACTTGGTACGGCCCCTTCCTTCAACCCCCTTTCAAGTATGGTTTTATATGCCAAAGAACATGATGTGGATACTGTGATAATTGCTGGAAACATTGTAAAACAAGGTGGTAAAATAACATATCAAACAACCCACGAACTTATATTGGAATGTCAGGTAAATGCAACTAAGATCATGGGGCAGCTAACATCAAAAACTGCCGTGAAAAACCAATAA
- a CDS encoding GNAT family N-acetyltransferase, giving the protein MQIRSLRDTPFNDILECFFQAFHKYYVDISKDREYYKERWRMANVNYGLSFGAFHGNKLVGFVLNAVDCREGLLTAYNACTGVLPEFRGKKLVKSIYDHAIPILKANEVERCTLEVITKNEKAIKAYGNVGFEISKRYKCFNGTLPNKTSGDHQVCEGSFTTEVLIMLLNQNWYSWENHALTITKGNYRYFEILFQGTTESYFIIAPSGGYVAQMEVLVENPGAWNRLFSGLVQIAGQIKINNVDERLTDKITYLQNAGLTNYLDQYEMQMVL; this is encoded by the coding sequence ATGCAAATAAGAAGTTTAAGGGATACCCCCTTCAATGATATCTTGGAATGCTTTTTCCAAGCGTTCCATAAGTATTATGTTGATATATCCAAGGACCGTGAATATTACAAAGAGCGTTGGAGGATGGCCAATGTAAATTATGGATTGTCCTTTGGTGCTTTTCACGGTAATAAATTGGTGGGCTTTGTTCTTAATGCCGTTGATTGCAGGGAAGGACTGCTCACCGCTTACAATGCCTGTACTGGGGTTCTTCCCGAGTTTAGGGGCAAGAAATTGGTGAAATCCATTTATGACCATGCCATTCCCATACTAAAGGCAAATGAAGTAGAGCGATGCACCCTTGAAGTAATCACCAAGAATGAAAAAGCCATTAAAGCATATGGAAACGTTGGTTTTGAAATCTCCAAACGTTATAAATGCTTTAATGGCACATTGCCCAACAAGACTTCAGGAGATCATCAAGTTTGCGAAGGTAGCTTCACAACTGAAGTGTTGATCATGCTGTTAAACCAAAACTGGTATTCTTGGGAAAATCACGCATTGACCATTACCAAAGGAAACTACAGATATTTTGAAATTCTGTTTCAGGGCACTACGGAATCATATTTTATAATAGCACCCAGCGGTGGGTATGTTGCCCAGATGGAAGTTCTGGTGGAAAACCCAGGTGCATGGAATCGACTATTTTCCGGACTGGTACAAATTGCAGGCCAAATCAAGATCAACAACGTTGATGAAAGGTTGACGGATAAAATCACCTACCTCCAAAATGCCGGACTCACAAATTACCTAGATCAGTACGAAATGCAAATGGTCCTCTAA
- a CDS encoding cupin domain-containing protein, which produces MKSLSKNEQLLILTDVIKVLVNNTETENKYAIFEESVPPLGGPPPHSHPDEEVFYVLEGEFEFVKNDLNNPFKALPGSVVHVPSNEVHTFKNVGKTPGKMVVILTPGNLLDYFRAIGDPITTNSDYPDLEKAPDFSKLNVERAFKHAEEHNVQFIVPKIAKN; this is translated from the coding sequence ATGAAATCACTATCAAAAAACGAACAGTTACTGATACTGACCGATGTTATCAAGGTCTTGGTAAACAATACCGAAACGGAAAACAAATATGCCATATTTGAGGAAAGCGTACCTCCCCTGGGCGGTCCACCACCCCACTCCCATCCAGATGAAGAAGTTTTTTATGTGTTGGAAGGAGAGTTTGAATTTGTCAAGAACGATTTAAACAATCCATTCAAGGCACTTCCCGGAAGCGTTGTCCACGTGCCCTCCAATGAAGTACATACCTTTAAAAACGTAGGCAAGACGCCCGGTAAAATGGTCGTTATACTTACCCCCGGTAACTTACTCGATTATTTTAGGGCAATCGGGGACCCTATAACCACTAATTCTGATTATCCAGATTTGGAAAAAGCACCGGACTTCTCAAAATTAAATGTGGAGAGGGCATTTAAACATGCCGAGGAGCACAACGTTCAATTTATAGTACCGAAAATCGCCAAAAACTAA
- a CDS encoding Crp/Fnr family transcriptional regulator: MNDRPSLMEALRSKEHLKSERRELSRHEYLLTPGVVENHIYYIEEGALRLFYVSRNAEHDIRFGYTGNIITSLDSFLSGKTSQYYIQAIRKTIVYQIPKMTFFEFVRGDIQSLKEYSGLMEQLALQQLEREIDLLTEAPVERYNRVLERSPQLFQEIPLKYIASYLRMTPETLSRLRNK, translated from the coding sequence ATGAATGATAGGCCCAGTCTTATGGAAGCCTTAAGATCCAAGGAACACCTTAAGTCGGAAAGGCGGGAATTGTCCCGACATGAATATTTATTGACTCCCGGTGTGGTAGAGAATCACATTTACTATATTGAAGAAGGCGCTTTGCGCCTTTTTTATGTTTCCAGAAATGCAGAACACGATATTCGATTTGGGTACACGGGCAATATTATTACCTCCTTGGATTCGTTTCTTTCGGGTAAAACATCACAATATTACATTCAGGCCATCAGAAAAACCATAGTGTACCAAATTCCAAAAATGACATTCTTTGAATTTGTCCGAGGTGATATTCAAAGTCTAAAAGAGTATAGTGGATTAATGGAACAGTTGGCATTACAACAGTTGGAACGAGAGATTGATCTATTGACCGAAGCTCCTGTGGAACGGTACAATCGTGTGCTTGAAAGAAGCCCCCAGCTTTTTCAGGAAATCCCATTGAAATATATTGCTTCCTATCTTCGGATGACCCCTGAGACCTTGAGCAGACTTCGGAATAAATAG
- a CDS encoding c-type cytochrome — protein sequence MKSQLILSATLGILLAACQNNATKEASIEDVPVKMESSIERGKYLVEIMDCTSCHSPKVFTPNGPVPNPSRLFGGYDGSQPFPELSDSEKEIAKKWVLFYPDLTAAVGPWGVSFAGNISSSDTGIGTWSLAQFKKALTEGKFKGIENSRTLLPPMPWQAYKALSDDDIKAIYDYLKSTKPVDNIVPSPMLNF from the coding sequence ATGAAATCACAATTAATTTTAAGCGCCACATTGGGCATTCTGCTTGCTGCTTGCCAAAACAATGCAACTAAAGAAGCATCAATTGAAGATGTACCCGTAAAAATGGAATCTTCCATTGAGCGGGGCAAATATCTAGTGGAAATCATGGACTGTACATCTTGTCATTCTCCAAAAGTTTTCACGCCAAACGGTCCGGTTCCCAATCCTTCCCGACTTTTTGGAGGTTATGATGGTTCGCAGCCATTCCCAGAACTAAGTGACAGTGAAAAGGAGATTGCCAAAAAATGGGTGCTTTTTTATCCAGATCTTACCGCAGCAGTAGGCCCTTGGGGAGTTTCCTTTGCAGGAAACATTTCTTCCAGTGATACCGGGATTGGAACTTGGTCACTCGCCCAATTTAAGAAGGCCCTTACCGAAGGAAAGTTCAAGGGAATTGAAAATAGCAGAACCCTTCTGCCTCCCATGCCATGGCAAGCGTATAAGGCATTGAGTGACGACGACATCAAGGCCATTTATGACTACTTAAAAAGTACTAAGCCTGTAGATAATATTGTGCCATCTCCTATGCTGAATTTTTAG
- a CDS encoding Crp/Fnr family transcriptional regulator translates to MNHLIFNIERTFKASEEELSTLRNIMKEEHLNRNEIFLKSGQVCNRLAFISKGSMRLFYDSPDKEVCNDFFFENSMVGSLASFLSQTPSLVNIAAIENCTFYVLHRDDVMELISKYDSLKKMGDIIVQEQLLRAEKREAALLSVSPEERFQNLMEEHPKIFKRIPLRYVASYLGITPETLSRYRTKFLV, encoded by the coding sequence ATGAACCACCTCATCTTCAATATAGAAAGAACATTTAAGGCTTCGGAGGAAGAATTGTCCACACTTAGAAACATCATGAAGGAAGAACACCTTAATAGAAATGAAATCTTTCTAAAATCTGGACAGGTATGCAATAGGTTGGCCTTTATATCAAAGGGATCTATGCGACTGTTTTATGATTCGCCGGACAAAGAGGTTTGCAACGATTTTTTCTTCGAAAATTCCATGGTAGGTTCACTGGCCAGTTTTTTGTCCCAAACCCCTTCCTTGGTCAACATTGCAGCAATAGAAAATTGCACGTTTTATGTACTCCACCGTGATGATGTGATGGAATTGATATCAAAATATGACTCCCTCAAAAAAATGGGGGACATCATTGTACAGGAACAACTACTACGGGCCGAAAAAAGGGAGGCGGCATTACTGAGTGTAAGCCCAGAGGAACGGTTTCAAAACTTGATGGAAGAACATCCCAAAATCTTTAAAAGGATTCCACTCCGATATGTTGCCAGCTATTTGGGCATAACACCGGAAACCCTGAGCCGGTACCGAACCAAGTTTTTAGTTTGA